One segment of Cetobacterium ceti DNA contains the following:
- the pflA gene encoding pyruvate formate-lyase-activating protein, protein MEEIMGYVHSHESFGTVDGPGIRYIVFLQGCPLRCRYCHNADTWEKNNAKYRETPEQTFKEICKYKNFIQSGGVTLTGGEPLMQPDYVRELLKLCKKDGLHTAVDTSGYFLNDKVKEALEYTDLVLLDIKCIDPETHKSLTRVELDPVLKFAQYLKEIGKKTWIRHVIVPGITDNDEYLNKLADYVKTLDNVEKVELLPYHTLGEYKWDNIGEHYSLKGVAPLSKERLENAREIFRKRGLTIQ, encoded by the coding sequence ATGGAAGAAATAATGGGATATGTACATTCACATGAAAGTTTTGGAACAGTAGATGGTCCTGGAATTAGATATATAGTATTTTTACAGGGCTGCCCATTGAGATGTAGATACTGTCACAATGCGGATACTTGGGAGAAAAATAATGCTAAGTATAGAGAAACACCTGAACAAACTTTTAAGGAAATATGTAAATATAAAAACTTTATACAATCAGGAGGAGTTACATTAACAGGAGGAGAACCTTTAATGCAACCTGATTATGTAAGAGAACTTTTAAAACTTTGTAAAAAAGATGGACTTCACACTGCTGTAGATACATCTGGATATTTTTTAAATGATAAAGTTAAAGAAGCATTAGAATATACAGATTTAGTTTTATTAGATATAAAATGTATCGATCCAGAAACTCATAAATCTTTAACAAGAGTGGAATTAGATCCAGTTCTTAAGTTTGCTCAATACTTAAAAGAGATTGGAAAGAAAACATGGATAAGACACGTTATCGTTCCAGGTATCACAGATAATGATGAGTATTTAAATAAATTAGCAGATTATGTAAAAACTTTAGATAATGTTGAAAAAGTTGAATTATTACCATATCACACTTTAGGTGAATATAAATGGGATAATATAGGAGAGCATTATTCACTTAAGGGAGTTGCTCCATTAAGCAAAGAAAGATTGGAAAATGCTAGAGAAATCTTTAGAAAAAGAGGATTAACTATACAGTAA
- the pflB gene encoding formate C-acetyltransferase translates to MENLQSYWKDFKGDLWKKEINVRDFIQENYTPYTGDDSFLVDATENTKKVWNKLTEMFKVEQEKGVYDAETKFPQGITTYGPGYIEQDSEVIVGLQTDAPLKRGIYPKGGLRMVENSLKAYGYDIDPVTKEIFTKYRKTHNEGVFSAYNDEMRAVRKSGIVTGLPDAYGRGRIIGDYRRIALYGVDRLIAERQAALKILDAPEFTEEIIKKREEVSEHIASLKDFVKMCASYGFDVSKPASNAKEAVQWVYFGYLAATKDQDGAAMSLGRTSTFLDIFIQKDLEAGLITEQEAQEMVDQFIIKLRIIRFLRTPEYNDLFSGDPTWVTESIGGQGTDGRTLVTRTSFRYLHTLYNLGPAPEPNMTVLWSKNLPENWKNFCAKVSIDTSAIQYENDDLMRPEYGDDYGIACCVSPMKIGKQMQFFGARVNLPKALLYAINGGKDEKSGAQVAPMFEPITSEYLDYEEVRAKYDQMLKWLAGVYINALKVIHYMHDKYSYEAFEMALHDVEVGRIQASGIAGLSIVADSLAAIRDSKVKVIRNEEGIAVDFEREGDYVPFGNNDDRTDELAVEIVEKFMNYIRTHETYRGAIATQSILTITSNVVYGKKTGTTPCGRPAGAPFSPGANPMNGRDTRGAVAALASVAKLPFHHAGDGISYTFAITPGALGKEKDARIANMVNLMDGYFTPNGGQHLNVNVFDRALLEDAMANPEKYPQLTIRVSGYAVNFVKLTKAQQLDVISRTINGNM, encoded by the coding sequence ATGGAAAATTTACAATCTTACTGGAAAGATTTCAAAGGTGACCTTTGGAAAAAAGAAATCAACGTTAGAGATTTCATACAAGAAAACTATACTCCATATACAGGTGACGATAGCTTCTTAGTAGACGCTACTGAAAACACTAAAAAAGTATGGAACAAATTAACTGAAATGTTCAAAGTTGAGCAAGAAAAAGGTGTTTATGACGCTGAAACTAAATTCCCTCAAGGAATTACAACTTATGGACCAGGATATATCGAGCAAGACAGCGAAGTAATCGTTGGATTACAAACAGATGCTCCATTAAAAAGAGGAATCTACCCTAAAGGTGGATTAAGAATGGTTGAAAACTCTCTTAAAGCTTACGGATACGATATCGATCCAGTAACTAAAGAGATCTTTACTAAATATAGAAAAACTCATAACGAAGGAGTTTTCTCAGCTTATAACGATGAAATGAGAGCTGTAAGAAAATCAGGAATCGTAACTGGATTACCAGATGCTTACGGAAGAGGAAGAATAATCGGAGATTACAGAAGAATCGCTCTATACGGAGTAGACAGATTAATCGCTGAGAGACAAGCTGCATTAAAAATATTAGATGCACCTGAGTTCACTGAGGAAATCATTAAGAAAAGAGAAGAAGTTAGTGAGCATATTGCTTCATTAAAAGACTTCGTAAAAATGTGTGCTTCATACGGATTTGACGTATCTAAGCCAGCATCAAACGCTAAAGAAGCTGTACAATGGGTATACTTCGGATACTTAGCAGCAACTAAAGACCAAGACGGAGCTGCAATGTCTTTAGGAAGAACATCTACATTCTTAGATATCTTCATTCAAAAAGATTTAGAAGCTGGATTAATCACTGAGCAAGAAGCTCAAGAAATGGTTGACCAATTCATCATAAAATTAAGAATCATCAGATTCTTAAGAACTCCAGAGTACAACGATTTATTCTCAGGAGATCCTACATGGGTAACTGAGTCTATCGGAGGACAAGGAACTGACGGAAGAACTTTAGTAACTAGAACTTCATTCAGATACTTACATACATTATATAACTTAGGACCAGCTCCTGAGCCAAACATGACTGTATTATGGTCTAAGAACTTACCAGAAAACTGGAAAAACTTCTGTGCTAAAGTATCTATCGATACTTCTGCAATCCAATATGAGAACGACGACTTAATGAGACCTGAGTACGGAGACGACTATGGAATCGCTTGTTGCGTATCTCCAATGAAAATAGGAAAGCAAATGCAATTCTTCGGAGCTAGAGTAAACTTACCAAAAGCTTTATTATATGCTATCAACGGAGGAAAAGACGAGAAGTCTGGAGCACAAGTTGCACCAATGTTCGAGCCAATTACATCTGAGTACTTAGATTATGAAGAAGTAAGAGCTAAATATGACCAAATGTTAAAATGGTTAGCTGGAGTATATATCAATGCTCTTAAAGTTATCCACTACATGCACGACAAATACTCTTATGAGGCATTTGAAATGGCATTACACGATGTAGAAGTTGGAAGAATCCAAGCTTCTGGAATCGCTGGATTATCAATAGTTGCTGACTCATTAGCTGCTATTAGAGATTCAAAAGTAAAAGTAATCAGAAACGAAGAGGGAATTGCTGTTGACTTCGAAAGAGAAGGAGATTACGTTCCATTCGGAAACAATGATGATAGAACTGACGAATTAGCAGTTGAGATCGTTGAGAAGTTCATGAACTACATCAGAACTCATGAAACTTACAGAGGAGCAATTGCAACTCAATCAATCTTAACAATTACATCTAACGTAGTTTATGGAAAGAAAACTGGAACTACTCCATGTGGAAGACCTGCAGGAGCACCATTCTCTCCAGGAGCTAACCCAATGAACGGAAGAGATACTAGAGGAGCTGTAGCTGCACTTGCTTCAGTTGCTAAGCTTCCATTCCACCACGCAGGAGACGGAATTTCTTATACTTTCGCAATAACTCCAGGTGCATTAGGAAAAGAGAAAGATGCTAGAATAGCTAATATGGTTAACTTAATGGATGGATACTTCACTCCAAACGGTGGACAACACTTAAACGTTAACGTATTTGATAGAGCTCTATTAGAGGATGCTATGGCTAACCCTGAAAAGTACCCTCAATTAACAATCAGAGTTTCTGGATACGCAGTTAACTTCGTTAAATTAACAAAAGCTCAACAATTAGATGTTATCTCTAGAACTATCAACGGAAATATGTAA